One candidate division WOR-3 bacterium DNA window includes the following coding sequences:
- a CDS encoding CotH kinase family protein has product MRAASRIAFPVTNLRRHTVLVCGLWLVACGLSVAGFFDLEQVNEIRLYFAESNWDEILDSLYARGLEERLVGTAVINGIRFDSVGVRYKGYSSYNPNRKKNPFNIKLDYIKPGQTIEGHGTLRLANIYKDPSCVREALSYEITRKYMPAGRSNYADIYVNDTLIGLYSNNEDPDKHFMREHFYCDENARFKGRIEFDSVKMMGWKYLGPDSIPYLDYFELESVSGWPELIALFDTLNNHNEALDRVLDVDRLLWMLAFDILLVNLDSPINTAQNYYLYRDASNRFNPIVWDLNESFGAFRELYGTGLLSLTQMQQLDPFLRSADTQYPICSKVLNDARRRRMFVAHARTVIADVFTSNWYRNRALEIQHIIDAHVQADRNKFYTYNDFLNNVTRSVGSGPLAIVGLTELMNARTAWLLSRPEFQASAPVVSDASGAPYPARPNSHVQFLARIQGADSVWLGLRQNPALRFVRAVMYDDGLHGDSSANDGLYGVRVRLAAGNVEYYVYAENPEAGTFFPARAEREFLTLPVANDVVLNEFMAINEKTVQDPSGQYDDWIELYNNSSQPVSLDDWLLTNDSTNITRWAFPDTTIPARGYLVVWADNDLNQPGLHANFKLAGSSGILLLSDPDGRPIDRVTYGPQFADISYGRYPNGTGRFILMNPTFAAANDSGVGIADPAYHRGQTADYRLDPHPNPFLRSTTIHYALPVRSAVLLRIFDVSGRLCSTLVDAEQSPGSYEITHAVQGQPSGVYFAQIAAKPAKGPALVLTVKLAKTGQ; this is encoded by the coding sequence GTGCGAGCGGCTTCGAGGATTGCATTTCCGGTCACAAACCTCAGACGCCACACGGTTCTGGTCTGTGGTCTGTGGCTTGTGGCCTGTGGCCTTTCGGTTGCCGGGTTCTTCGACCTGGAGCAGGTCAACGAAATCAGACTCTATTTTGCCGAATCCAACTGGGACGAGATTCTCGACAGCCTGTATGCCCGGGGTCTTGAAGAGCGGCTTGTCGGGACTGCGGTAATCAACGGCATCCGGTTCGACTCGGTCGGGGTTCGGTATAAAGGCTACAGCTCCTATAACCCGAACCGCAAGAAGAACCCCTTCAACATCAAGCTCGACTACATCAAACCCGGCCAGACCATCGAAGGTCACGGCACGCTTCGACTGGCCAATATCTACAAGGACCCCAGTTGCGTGCGCGAGGCACTGAGTTACGAGATTACCCGGAAGTACATGCCTGCGGGTCGGTCCAATTACGCCGACATCTATGTAAACGATACCCTTATCGGTCTCTATTCCAACAATGAGGACCCGGACAAACATTTCATGCGGGAACACTTCTACTGCGACGAGAACGCCCGGTTCAAGGGACGCATCGAGTTCGACTCGGTAAAGATGATGGGCTGGAAGTATCTTGGCCCGGATTCAATCCCTTACCTGGACTACTTTGAACTCGAATCCGTTTCTGGCTGGCCCGAACTTATCGCTCTCTTCGACACCCTCAATAACCACAACGAAGCACTGGACCGGGTCCTGGACGTTGACCGGCTTCTCTGGATGCTCGCTTTTGACATCCTGCTCGTCAACCTCGACTCGCCAATCAACACTGCCCAGAACTACTACTTGTACCGGGATGCGTCAAACCGGTTCAACCCGATTGTCTGGGACCTGAACGAGAGCTTCGGTGCATTTCGGGAGCTTTACGGCACCGGGCTTCTGTCTCTGACCCAGATGCAGCAGCTCGATCCATTCCTGCGCTCGGCTGATACCCAGTATCCAATCTGTAGCAAAGTGCTGAACGATGCCCGGCGTCGCCGGATGTTTGTCGCTCATGCAAGAACCGTCATCGCCGACGTATTCACTAGCAACTGGTATAGAAATCGGGCACTGGAAATTCAACACATCATTGACGCCCACGTGCAGGCCGACCGTAACAAGTTTTACACCTACAACGATTTCCTGAACAACGTGACCCGTTCGGTCGGTTCCGGCCCGCTCGCAATCGTCGGTCTGACCGAACTTATGAATGCAAGGACAGCGTGGCTTTTGTCCCGGCCTGAGTTCCAGGCCTCAGCACCGGTTGTATCCGACGCATCCGGAGCGCCGTATCCGGCCCGACCGAACTCGCACGTTCAGTTCCTTGCCCGAATCCAAGGTGCTGATTCGGTCTGGCTCGGACTCCGACAGAACCCGGCTCTGCGTTTTGTCAGAGCCGTGATGTACGATGACGGCCTGCACGGTGACTCAAGTGCAAACGACGGGCTCTACGGCGTTCGGGTCCGGCTCGCCGCGGGCAACGTCGAGTACTACGTCTATGCCGAAAACCCCGAAGCCGGAACGTTTTTTCCTGCGCGGGCCGAACGTGAGTTCCTGACCCTGCCGGTCGCAAACGACGTAGTCCTGAACGAGTTCATGGCGATAAACGAGAAAACGGTCCAAGACCCGTCGGGTCAGTATGACGACTGGATTGAACTCTACAACAACTCCAGCCAGCCGGTCAGCCTTGACGACTGGCTCCTAACCAACGACTCAACCAATATCACCCGCTGGGCCTTTCCCGACACCACGATTCCGGCCCGCGGCTACCTTGTTGTCTGGGCCGACAACGACCTGAACCAACCTGGGCTGCACGCTAACTTCAAGCTCGCTGGATCCAGCGGAATCCTGCTCCTGTCCGACCCGGACGGCAGACCGATTGACCGCGTAACCTACGGACCTCAGTTCGCAGACATAAGCTATGGTCGTTATCCGAACGGAACTGGCCGGTTCATCCTGATGAACCCGACATTCGCTGCGGCAAATGACAGCGGCGTCGGAATAGCAGACCCTGCTTACCACAGAGGGCAGACCGCAGATTACAGACTGGACCCGCACCCCAACCCGTTCCTGCGCTCAACCACTATCCACTATGCTCTGCCGGTGCGCAGCGCGGTTCTACTTCGCATCTTCGATGTCTCAGGCCGGCTCTGCTCAACGCTTGTTGACGCCGAACAGTCGCCGGGCTCGTACGAAATCACCCACGCTGTTCAGGGACAGCCGAGCGGTGTATACTTCGCGCAAATCGCAGCCAAGCCGGCCAAAGGCCCAGCTTTGGTCCTGACCGTGAAGCTTGCAAAGACTGGGCAATGA
- a CDS encoding lamin tail domain-containing protein has product MRIVLNLTLATAMVALSGCTCTAAPAGYGLSKYHGVLFINEFMASNRSTIADERGDFDDWVELYNAGDKNIDVGGMFLTDDLSRATKWGFPDTFIPAGGYLIIWCDGENNEGPLHTTFKLNAGPGEAIGLFSSARDRVTLVDTLSFGPQRTDTSYGRLPDGGENWYFLSLPTPGHMNLSEASSFRGRLFLNEFMAANDSTIADEAGDYDDWIELFNADSLPVRLGGFYLTDNLRDRKKWVIPDTSIAAGGFLLIWADNEPTEGQLHTTFNLAAAGGEQLGLYEAKDTYALIIDTLTFGHQGVDTSFGRYPDGAPNWQFMTSPTPRHPNRLKK; this is encoded by the coding sequence ATGAGAATCGTGTTGAACCTGACTCTAGCAACCGCAATGGTCGCGCTCAGCGGGTGCACGTGTACGGCTGCGCCGGCCGGTTACGGTCTTTCCAAGTACCACGGGGTGCTGTTTATCAATGAATTCATGGCCTCCAACCGCTCGACAATTGCCGACGAAAGGGGCGACTTTGACGACTGGGTAGAACTCTACAACGCCGGGGACAAGAACATAGACGTTGGTGGGATGTTCCTTACTGACGACCTGTCGCGGGCCACCAAGTGGGGATTTCCTGACACGTTCATCCCGGCTGGCGGGTACCTTATCATCTGGTGCGACGGCGAAAACAACGAAGGCCCGCTTCACACGACCTTCAAGCTGAACGCCGGCCCGGGCGAGGCAATCGGCCTGTTTTCGTCGGCCCGTGACCGCGTCACGCTCGTGGACACGCTCTCCTTCGGCCCCCAGCGGACCGACACGTCCTACGGCCGACTGCCGGACGGAGGTGAGAACTGGTACTTTCTCTCACTGCCCACCCCGGGTCATATGAATCTCTCAGAGGCATCGTCTTTCCGCGGCCGACTGTTTCTCAACGAGTTCATGGCTGCGAATGATTCAACAATTGCCGACGAAGCCGGTGACTACGACGACTGGATTGAGCTTTTCAACGCCGACTCGCTGCCGGTCAGGCTTGGCGGCTTCTACCTGACCGACAATCTTAGGGACCGGAAGAAATGGGTCATCCCTGATACGTCAATTGCCGCCGGCGGTTTCCTGCTCATCTGGGCGGACAACGAACCCACCGAAGGCCAGCTCCACACTACCTTCAATCTGGCTGCAGCCGGTGGTGAGCAGCTCGGGCTGTACGAAGCGAAAGATACCTACGCGCTCATCATTGACACCCTCACCTTTGGCCACCAAGGCGTGGATACGTCCTTTGGCCGTTATCCTGATGGCGCTCCGAACTGGCAGTTCATGACTAGTCCGACCCCGCGCCACCCGAACCGACTGAAGAAGTAG
- a CDS encoding porin, whose translation MFASGKERSQPGLLSINGYVHVQWMYDFDRYAVPKHGFDLRRGRIEFRYDIADKVGAEIEIGCDKLALTAKDAYLEYRISPALGFTAGLRKMPFSREELTPASKLFMIERSETNDMFGDQGYLGRDIGVTLQGESLPFPLPVGYSLGVYNGNGDRVFEDHNDAKQFCERLTVQPLGAITVGLNGSQRNDSLTGNVLTAWGADIAWQTGRVSADAEVLYGNRGTDRRMFGAYLVGAYRLAAFEPGLRLETVSDNLADSRDRTTAVTAACNLYLYRKVQLKTNLVVRFPDWQPKFVAQAQVGF comes from the coding sequence GTGTTTGCGTCTGGCAAGGAGCGGTCCCAGCCCGGGCTGCTTTCCATCAACGGCTACGTCCACGTCCAATGGATGTACGATTTCGACCGGTATGCGGTTCCGAAACACGGCTTTGATCTGCGTCGCGGACGGATCGAGTTCCGCTACGACATCGCCGATAAAGTCGGTGCTGAGATTGAAATCGGGTGCGACAAGCTTGCGCTGACAGCAAAGGATGCGTATCTCGAGTACCGAATCAGCCCGGCGTTGGGCTTTACAGCCGGGCTCAGGAAGATGCCTTTCAGCCGCGAAGAACTGACCCCGGCCAGCAAGCTGTTCATGATTGAGCGCAGTGAGACGAATGACATGTTCGGTGACCAGGGGTATCTTGGCCGCGACATCGGGGTTACGTTGCAGGGCGAATCACTGCCCTTTCCGCTACCAGTCGGCTATTCGCTCGGGGTGTACAACGGCAATGGCGACCGCGTGTTTGAGGATCACAACGACGCCAAACAGTTCTGCGAACGGCTGACCGTTCAGCCCCTTGGGGCAATTACTGTCGGTCTGAACGGCAGTCAACGGAACGACTCCTTGACCGGCAACGTCCTGACCGCGTGGGGCGCCGACATCGCCTGGCAGACCGGCAGGGTATCTGCTGACGCCGAGGTGTTGTACGGCAACCGCGGAACCGACCGCCGAATGTTTGGCGCATATCTTGTCGGTGCATACCGGCTGGCCGCGTTTGAGCCCGGGCTGAGGCTGGAAACCGTCTCGGACAACCTGGCCGATTCGCGCGACCGGACAACGGCCGTGACCGCAGCCTGCAACTTATACCTCTACCGCAAGGTTCAACTCAAGACCAACCTTGTGGTCCGGTTCCCGGACTGGCAGCCAAAATTCGTAGCGCAGGCTCAAGTAGGATTCTAG